A single Microbacterium protaetiae DNA region contains:
- a CDS encoding alpha/beta hydrolase family protein translates to MIGRIALGGGIAAAAVGGLGWAIARRLTAPVGPRTFDLPVRGVEHDDDGDLIVLDRTDQTTAHGIYNLWFEHDRWAQLSAEITDRGPTRVARRITGTTSGFTPKVGDRASWSGIYYATPAEAGLHAREIAIAAPAGSCPAWRIDGDPSTWAIHIHGLGSSRAGTLRGVRVATELGYTSLVVSYRNTAEGPHVGTGRVTLGRTEMRDVDEAIGCAVRRGAQRIVLFGWSMGAAIALQLADRPRHEGLIAALVLDSPVLNWREVIKSNCVRSGLPAAAGHLAIPWLTVTPLARAVGLPGSIPLRSFDWTSRAADLATPTLILHGTRDDSAPIRLSQGLRDAHPDLVELETFDAGHTLCWNTDPDRWHETVTTWLNARVPR, encoded by the coding sequence GTGATCGGGCGCATCGCTCTCGGTGGTGGGATCGCGGCAGCAGCAGTCGGCGGGCTCGGGTGGGCAATCGCAAGGCGGCTCACCGCACCCGTCGGCCCGCGCACGTTTGACCTCCCCGTCCGAGGAGTCGAGCACGACGACGACGGTGACCTGATCGTGCTCGACCGCACCGACCAGACCACCGCGCACGGCATCTACAACCTCTGGTTCGAGCACGACCGCTGGGCACAGCTCTCCGCAGAGATCACCGATCGCGGACCTACTCGCGTCGCCCGCAGGATCACGGGCACCACATCGGGCTTCACTCCGAAGGTCGGCGACCGCGCCTCGTGGAGCGGCATCTACTACGCCACCCCAGCCGAGGCCGGACTTCATGCCCGCGAAATCGCCATCGCCGCTCCCGCAGGATCGTGCCCGGCCTGGCGCATCGACGGCGACCCTTCGACCTGGGCGATCCACATCCACGGCCTCGGCAGCTCCCGTGCCGGCACGCTTCGAGGCGTCCGCGTCGCGACCGAGCTCGGGTACACCTCACTGGTCGTCAGCTACCGCAACACAGCAGAAGGGCCACACGTTGGCACCGGCCGAGTGACCCTCGGCCGCACCGAGATGAGAGACGTTGACGAAGCCATCGGATGCGCCGTCCGACGCGGAGCCCAACGAATCGTGCTCTTCGGCTGGTCGATGGGTGCCGCGATTGCCCTCCAGCTCGCCGACCGGCCGCGACACGAGGGGTTGATCGCCGCGCTTGTGCTCGACTCACCAGTCCTGAACTGGCGCGAGGTCATCAAGTCCAACTGTGTTCGCAGCGGACTGCCCGCAGCAGCCGGACACCTCGCGATCCCGTGGCTCACCGTCACCCCGCTGGCGCGTGCAGTCGGGTTGCCGGGCAGCATCCCACTTCGCTCCTTCGACTGGACATCCCGAGCCGCAGACCTCGCCACGCCGACCCTGATCCTCCACGGCACCCGAGACGATTCCGCACCGATCCGGCTCTCACAAGGACTCCGAGACGCCCACCCGGACCTCGTCGAGCTGGAGACCTTCGACGCCGGCCACACCCTCTGCTGGAACACCGACCCCGACCGGTGGCACGAAACGGTGACTACCTGGCTAAACGCGCGTGTCCCACGCTGA
- the brxL gene encoding protease Lon-related BREX system protein BrxL: MTEAIALDEIDTIAASAFEGYVVRKDLAQQFKGAYPVPTYVGEFLIGRYCATTDPEEIEEGLQVVRRLLADRTVRAGEEELFKSRARERMTVKLIDLVKARLDAKSNAYVAELPSLGLRDVRIDDDVVRDNERMLTGGFYAEVDLFYDAAIADENNGKPFAIGSLRPIQLSTRDSLSRLAEGRSRFTTAQWKHLLLRSVGFEPAQLTEREQDVLLLRMVPFVQRNFNMVELGPRGTGKSHLFQQVSPYAHLISGGKATVARMFVNNATGQRGLVAQYDVVCFDEVSGVSFDQKDGVNIMKGYMESGEFSRGRESIRADGSIMLVGNFDVDVAHQQRIGHLLSPLPPEMRDDTAFMDRIHAYLPGWDVPKLNPTYFTHHFGLVSDFLSECWSRLRDQSRLTSIQGRVNYSDALSGRDLSAVNKTVDGLLKLLYPDAEATISDEDLEWAVRIALECRRRVKEQQRRIGAAEFRNTQFGYRLGEGVEQFVSTPELASPDSIGLDPLPPGQVWAISEGGGDVGPGLYRIEAADTPGSGARGLLNQAAPATLRESFKVAEQNLIAQARQLVGDRDPREHNLTAQVRALDAAKTGAGLGLPILLALASAMLQRSIRGGLIAVGNLSLGGGVETILNAAQLAEHAMEKGATALLLPVSARRQLLDVSDEVATKVSFIFYSDAQDALVKALDE, translated from the coding sequence ATGACCGAGGCAATCGCGCTCGACGAGATCGACACGATCGCAGCATCCGCCTTCGAGGGGTACGTCGTTCGCAAGGACCTCGCCCAGCAGTTCAAGGGCGCGTATCCCGTCCCGACCTATGTCGGAGAGTTCCTCATCGGACGCTACTGCGCCACAACCGACCCGGAGGAGATCGAAGAAGGGCTCCAGGTCGTACGACGACTGCTCGCTGACCGCACTGTACGGGCAGGCGAAGAAGAGCTCTTCAAGTCACGCGCGCGTGAGCGCATGACTGTCAAGCTCATTGATCTCGTGAAGGCCCGACTCGATGCGAAGTCGAACGCCTACGTTGCCGAGCTGCCGAGCCTTGGGCTCCGAGACGTGCGCATCGACGATGACGTTGTCCGTGACAACGAGCGCATGCTGACCGGTGGCTTTTATGCCGAGGTTGATCTGTTCTACGACGCCGCGATCGCTGATGAGAACAACGGCAAGCCCTTCGCTATCGGGTCGCTCCGCCCTATCCAACTCTCGACCCGCGATTCACTATCGCGTCTAGCCGAAGGTCGCTCACGGTTCACTACGGCGCAGTGGAAGCACCTCCTGCTGCGGTCAGTGGGTTTCGAACCTGCGCAACTCACCGAGCGCGAACAAGACGTGCTGTTGCTCCGCATGGTCCCGTTCGTGCAGCGGAACTTCAACATGGTCGAACTAGGGCCTCGCGGCACCGGCAAGTCCCACCTGTTCCAACAGGTCTCGCCCTACGCGCACTTGATCTCCGGCGGCAAGGCCACCGTCGCCCGGATGTTCGTCAACAACGCCACTGGACAGCGCGGCCTTGTCGCGCAATACGACGTTGTGTGTTTCGACGAAGTCTCCGGCGTCTCCTTCGATCAGAAGGATGGCGTCAACATCATGAAGGGCTACATGGAGTCTGGCGAGTTCTCCCGCGGCCGTGAGTCCATCCGTGCTGACGGTTCGATCATGTTGGTCGGGAACTTCGACGTGGATGTCGCCCACCAGCAGCGGATCGGCCACCTGCTCTCTCCGCTGCCACCGGAGATGCGAGACGATACAGCGTTCATGGACCGTATCCACGCCTACCTGCCCGGCTGGGACGTTCCGAAGCTCAACCCGACCTACTTCACTCACCACTTCGGACTCGTGAGTGACTTCCTCTCCGAGTGCTGGTCGCGCCTTCGCGACCAGTCTCGCCTCACCTCGATCCAGGGGCGGGTCAACTACTCCGATGCACTGTCGGGCAGAGACCTGTCGGCCGTCAACAAGACGGTTGATGGCTTGCTCAAGCTCTTGTATCCCGACGCCGAAGCCACGATCTCCGACGAGGACCTCGAATGGGCGGTGCGCATCGCCCTGGAGTGCCGCCGTCGCGTCAAGGAACAACAGCGCCGCATCGGCGCAGCAGAGTTCCGTAACACCCAGTTCGGCTACCGCCTCGGCGAGGGAGTCGAGCAGTTCGTCTCGACTCCCGAACTCGCGAGCCCCGACTCGATCGGCCTTGATCCGCTGCCTCCCGGCCAGGTGTGGGCGATCTCCGAGGGCGGCGGCGACGTAGGCCCAGGGCTCTACCGAATCGAGGCGGCGGACACGCCCGGCTCTGGTGCACGCGGTCTACTCAACCAGGCCGCCCCCGCCACGCTCCGGGAAAGCTTCAAGGTCGCAGAGCAGAACCTCATCGCCCAGGCGAGGCAACTCGTGGGCGACCGCGACCCGCGCGAGCACAACCTCACCGCTCAGGTACGGGCGCTCGACGCTGCCAAGACCGGTGCCGGCCTAGGACTGCCGATCCTCCTCGCGCTGGCCTCGGCGATGCTCCAGCGGTCAATCCGGGGTGGCCTAATCGCTGTCGGCAATCTGTCGCTCGGCGGCGGCGTCGAGACGATCCTCAACGCGGCGCAACTCGCCGAGCACGCGATGGAGAAGGGAGCGACGGCCCTCTTGCTCCCGGTGTCTGCCCGCCGCCAACTCCTCGATGTCAGCGACGAGGTCGCTACGAAAGTCTCGTTCATTTTCTACAGTGACGCGCAGGACGCCCTCGTGAAAGCACTCGACGAATGA
- the brxC gene encoding BREX system P-loop protein BrxC: protein MTTNNDLFVRPPLSFEIPNDGVTNVDRPEDSNQWDVLKYELESFVCEGEYEHGLQRILDSYTGHRNRTTQPAVWVSGFYGSGKSHLVRVLQHLWADTRFPNGATARGLTNIPQGIHDQLTELTTLGRRDGAAPWAAAGALDRSGDTLNSVFLSIVLGAAGLPTRVAPAQVALWLAGNGHLDAVRDHVATNGGDLVEELGEYNLSTLLANAILAADPQFAASAKDVRAALRSQFPPDTRSFSTDETIALLKKILEYVGNGQIPPSLIVLDEVQQYISSDGGRAMEVQNLVESVSRELNGRVLLVATGQQELTADSTLQKIQDRFTVKVVLKNQDVDAVVRRVLLSKEPAKKPALDATLASVSGQISRQLIGSRIQHTAADDKDLAEDYPLLPLRRRFWESVLRQADAGRAGQLRSQLRIVHEANRKVAPQSVGTVVGADFLYSQKNEDLNGAGLLLKETQTLIHEQGQKDPLRGRILGLIHLIGLLPTSGHGDIGVRATADHLVDLLVEDLAHDGDRLRQQVPAVLEALAEEGVIQQDGEEFRLQTKAGREWDEAFRRHHAQVTDSEVSTDRDSLLLTEVGRSIPASIQQGRAKESRKLALHADASLPPESDAIPVWLRSEWDEGITAKQFDEAARSLGVDSPIVLVHLPRLQAPAFVAAVRNKLAAQRVIDQQGIPQDDEGKQARSAMQTRLNRATDQVNAHVRDVISKANVLLGGGTAPNGLSLRERIEAGAQSAATRLFPRFSEADDNRWSMVRDRVKNGSAADALKVLQFDADPEQHPVVKEILGHVGPAGTSASEVEKAVTSKPLGWPRDALMASLGVLLDTGVIRATLNGSDATTADVLKQTRLGNVHLRREVTVLKPAEKIQARQLLSNLGFLTDNDGLVSAVDQAVQSLVDRAKGVSGPAPLPDITVPGSIQAIVDSSGNDRVHALLAAKSDLTSFNDQLGDLERRLKSRTPSLELARSLASSATELEPAAAARERLDALAASRDLLTEADPVAPIVKELAEALRDAIHEAAVALRDARATAVASLEQQPAWTALDEAQREALLTEHHLGIEAEPNLADAAAVLSAAQTRPLQGWTAELDAIPQRASRALEAAIHLTTPAAKTATVRVSTASLSSADEVERYITALRMQLLDALNNGSDTVVVKG, encoded by the coding sequence GTGACGACCAACAATGACCTCTTCGTCCGGCCTCCACTCAGCTTCGAGATTCCGAACGACGGCGTAACCAATGTGGACCGTCCCGAGGACTCCAACCAGTGGGACGTCCTCAAGTACGAGCTGGAGAGCTTCGTCTGCGAGGGCGAGTACGAGCACGGCCTCCAGCGCATCCTCGATTCCTACACCGGACATCGGAATCGAACGACGCAGCCCGCTGTGTGGGTGTCGGGCTTCTATGGCAGCGGTAAGTCCCACCTCGTTCGAGTACTCCAGCACCTGTGGGCCGATACTAGGTTTCCGAACGGTGCGACCGCGCGCGGTCTGACGAACATCCCCCAGGGCATCCACGACCAGTTGACGGAGCTGACAACTCTCGGCCGCCGCGACGGTGCCGCACCGTGGGCGGCAGCAGGTGCACTCGATCGCAGCGGCGACACCCTCAACTCGGTGTTTCTCTCGATCGTCCTCGGCGCGGCAGGACTGCCGACGCGTGTCGCTCCCGCCCAGGTTGCGCTGTGGCTCGCGGGGAACGGGCACCTCGACGCTGTTCGCGATCACGTCGCGACCAACGGCGGCGACCTCGTCGAGGAACTGGGCGAGTACAACCTCAGCACGCTGCTCGCGAACGCGATCCTTGCAGCCGACCCGCAGTTTGCCGCGTCAGCCAAGGACGTGCGCGCCGCGCTGCGCAGCCAGTTCCCGCCCGATACCCGCTCGTTCTCCACGGACGAGACGATCGCGCTGCTCAAGAAAATTCTTGAGTACGTCGGCAATGGCCAGATCCCGCCGTCGCTGATCGTCCTCGACGAGGTGCAGCAGTACATCAGCAGTGACGGCGGCCGAGCGATGGAGGTGCAGAACCTCGTTGAGTCTGTGTCGCGCGAACTGAACGGTCGGGTGCTGCTTGTAGCTACGGGCCAGCAAGAGTTGACGGCTGATTCGACGCTTCAGAAGATTCAGGACCGTTTCACCGTCAAGGTCGTGCTCAAGAACCAGGACGTCGACGCCGTTGTCCGCCGTGTGCTCCTCAGCAAAGAACCCGCTAAGAAGCCTGCTCTTGACGCCACGTTGGCGTCGGTTTCCGGGCAGATTTCCCGCCAACTCATCGGCAGCAGGATTCAACACACCGCGGCGGATGACAAGGACCTCGCTGAGGACTACCCGTTGCTCCCGTTGCGTCGTCGTTTCTGGGAGAGCGTGCTCCGCCAGGCCGACGCTGGCCGCGCCGGTCAGCTACGCTCCCAGCTCCGCATCGTGCATGAGGCGAACCGCAAAGTCGCTCCCCAGTCGGTCGGCACTGTGGTCGGCGCCGATTTCCTCTACTCGCAGAAGAACGAAGACCTTAACGGCGCGGGCCTTCTTCTTAAGGAGACGCAGACGCTCATCCACGAGCAGGGGCAGAAGGACCCCCTGCGCGGCCGCATCCTCGGCCTGATCCACCTCATTGGTCTGCTCCCTACATCGGGCCACGGCGACATCGGCGTCCGCGCGACGGCAGACCATCTCGTCGACCTCCTCGTCGAGGACCTCGCCCACGACGGGGACCGGCTCCGGCAGCAGGTGCCTGCGGTGCTCGAAGCGCTCGCCGAAGAGGGCGTCATTCAGCAGGATGGCGAGGAGTTCCGCCTTCAAACTAAGGCGGGCCGCGAGTGGGACGAGGCATTCCGCAGGCACCACGCTCAAGTCACGGACAGTGAGGTAAGCACAGATCGTGATTCGCTGTTGCTCACTGAGGTCGGACGGTCGATACCCGCTTCGATCCAGCAGGGTCGTGCCAAGGAATCCCGCAAGCTCGCGCTGCACGCCGACGCCTCGCTTCCGCCGGAATCGGATGCGATCCCGGTGTGGCTGCGCTCCGAGTGGGACGAGGGTATAACCGCGAAGCAGTTCGACGAGGCCGCGCGCAGCCTCGGAGTTGACTCGCCGATCGTGCTCGTCCACCTTCCCCGACTCCAGGCTCCGGCGTTCGTAGCGGCAGTCCGTAACAAGCTCGCCGCGCAGAGAGTGATCGACCAGCAGGGAATCCCGCAGGATGATGAGGGCAAGCAGGCCCGAAGCGCGATGCAAACCCGCCTCAACCGGGCGACGGACCAGGTGAATGCCCATGTTCGTGACGTGATCTCCAAGGCGAACGTGCTCCTCGGGGGCGGCACGGCCCCGAACGGGCTCTCACTGCGCGAACGCATCGAAGCCGGCGCGCAGTCTGCCGCGACCCGCCTGTTCCCGCGGTTCTCCGAGGCTGACGACAACCGGTGGTCGATGGTTAGGGACCGAGTGAAGAACGGGTCGGCAGCTGACGCGCTGAAGGTGCTCCAGTTCGATGCCGACCCAGAGCAGCATCCCGTCGTCAAAGAGATTCTCGGCCACGTCGGCCCGGCAGGCACGTCCGCGAGTGAGGTCGAGAAGGCCGTGACATCGAAGCCGCTCGGCTGGCCGCGCGACGCACTCATGGCCTCCCTCGGCGTGCTCCTAGACACAGGAGTGATCCGTGCGACGCTCAACGGGAGCGACGCGACCACGGCCGATGTACTCAAGCAGACCCGCCTCGGCAACGTCCACCTCCGCCGCGAGGTCACGGTGCTCAAGCCCGCCGAGAAGATCCAAGCCCGCCAGTTGCTGAGCAACCTCGGCTTCCTGACCGACAACGACGGACTCGTCTCGGCCGTCGATCAGGCCGTCCAGTCGCTCGTCGACCGCGCGAAAGGCGTTAGCGGGCCTGCTCCGCTGCCTGACATCACAGTGCCAGGCAGCATCCAGGCGATCGTGGACTCGTCGGGAAACGACCGCGTGCACGCCCTGCTGGCAGCGAAGAGTGACCTCACGAGTTTCAACGACCAACTCGGAGACCTGGAACGTAGGCTCAAGAGTCGCACACCCTCGCTCGAACTGGCGCGTTCGCTTGCATCCTCGGCCACGGAGCTGGAGCCCGCCGCGGCGGCCCGTGAGCGGCTCGACGCACTGGCCGCGAGCCGTGATCTCCTCACCGAGGCCGATCCAGTCGCCCCGATCGTGAAGGAACTCGCCGAGGCGCTCCGCGATGCCATCCACGAAGCGGCAGTTGCGTTGCGCGACGCCCGCGCGACGGCTGTCGCCAGCCTCGAACAGCAGCCAGCATGGACGGCTCTCGACGAAGCGCAGCGCGAGGCGCTCCTCACGGAACATCATCTCGGCATCGAGGCGGAGCCCAACCTTGCAGATGCTGCTGCCGTCCTGAGTGCGGCGCAGACTCGCCCGCTCCAGGGGTGGACCGCTGAACTCGACGCCATCCCGCAACGGGCTTCGCGGGCGCTGGAAGCGGCCATTCACCTCACGACACCTGCGGCCAAGACGGCCACAGTGCGGGTTTCGACGGCGAGCCTGAGCAGCGCCGACGAGGTCGAGCGCTACATCACGGCCCTGCGGATGCAGCTTCTCGACGCCCTGAACAACGGTAGCGACACCGTGGTGGTGAAGGGCTGA
- a CDS encoding helix-turn-helix domain-containing protein has product MAEPWLSADDIAAHLGVTKDTVYTWIAEKAMPAHKVGRLWKFQASEIDDWVRRGGAAGDDTP; this is encoded by the coding sequence GTGGCTGAGCCGTGGCTGTCCGCAGACGACATCGCCGCCCACCTCGGGGTCACCAAAGACACCGTCTACACCTGGATCGCCGAGAAGGCCATGCCCGCCCACAAGGTCGGACGCCTCTGGAAGTTCCAAGCCAGCGAGATCGACGACTGGGTGCGACGAGGCGGCGCCGCAGGAGACGACACCCCATGA
- a CDS encoding BREX protein BrxB domain-containing protein yields the protein MSRVSDLVDAYKAELPLAWKDNVSGGERVWMLVYPPDLERQMRHALPSIELATTQAGRVWAVLDVTDDFGRWLSAHRHAEAFYEDPSDLTQSILDQFETALVARIRQALETAPENAVVALVGIGSIFPFLRASSVIKSVDSAVTGRLLVLFPGLHDPETHSFRLLDARDGFNYRARVIDPQKDIA from the coding sequence ATGAGCCGCGTCTCCGATCTCGTCGACGCCTACAAGGCCGAGTTGCCGCTGGCGTGGAAGGACAATGTCTCGGGCGGTGAGCGCGTCTGGATGCTCGTCTACCCGCCCGACCTGGAACGCCAAATGCGGCACGCTCTGCCGAGCATCGAGTTGGCGACTACCCAGGCCGGCCGCGTCTGGGCTGTACTCGACGTCACCGACGACTTCGGGCGCTGGCTGTCCGCTCACCGGCATGCGGAAGCGTTCTACGAGGACCCGAGCGACCTCACTCAGTCGATCCTGGATCAGTTTGAGACAGCGCTTGTCGCGCGCATCCGCCAGGCTCTCGAAACGGCACCTGAAAACGCTGTCGTGGCACTCGTTGGCATCGGCTCGATCTTCCCGTTCCTGCGAGCATCGAGCGTAATCAAGTCCGTTGACTCCGCGGTCACCGGACGCCTTCTCGTTCTCTTCCCCGGGCTTCACGACCCGGAGACTCATTCATTCCGCTTGCTCGACGCGCGCGATGGGTTCAACTACCGCGCCCGTGTCATCGATCCACAGAAGGACATCGCGTGA
- the pglZ gene encoding BREX-1 system phosphatase PglZ type B, which produces MTLVRAVVAKALRDAAAFNAGANSAPAAVLWADPERTWEPVIRIFQEAVPILVLGEYDPAAARGPALWLRAVLASPESVELPAHLAERDERNPWVIYLPGVSRGSVVEAAALDDSLAPLAEVAIRSNWWPSAHGQTPWTPHSFLASKQGAGLDIASDSATKAALAQVLDKFLFEDIDDLKRMGRLDSSRLHHLVLDDTVRTLLEWMNEPDEVRASLEGAQWQALVASCKSVYGISPDKDGALTAASKLGGRTGEWGAVWQRFAENPSRYPNLPALLDQARPSVVPLFGDTDPHPDSWPSWNRDQEDALRSALNALGTHPDPRGRVEELAAAHTPREDNVWAALGQAPLARAAGHLAELANRVATASTATDLQSQVAWYSHEGHVIDDLALRTIATAKTAQDRAAVTHALGAIYDPWVDQSARAFQKAAVGTYLGQTGLDVAAGTCVVYVDALRYDLATRVARRLSGLAVVVEPRQAAFPSVTPTGQPAVAPIRISMAGGAAFDAADDQGRSVKGAVLRSALAGAEVQFLDWDTAQVGDPAGTAWTQTNMIDSLGHSHGHQMADLIDHHLDLIAERVRTLLDAGWRKVVVVTDHGFLLPGQAAQKVTLPIQVTEGDAARKPRVARLKAAAARPDFPILPWTWDSSVDMVSAPGAAAFEAGCLYEHGGLSLQECVIPFVTVTRGDSAAAPVQIEAVRWTGQRCRIDYGPAEAEVAAEVRLHPADASSAVGGPKAPTEPGEVKVLVDEEQAPAGASAWVVLLDPSGGILAQAQTTVGGVE; this is translated from the coding sequence ATGACGCTTGTCCGTGCCGTCGTCGCGAAAGCCCTCCGTGACGCTGCTGCCTTCAACGCGGGGGCGAACTCTGCCCCAGCCGCTGTTCTGTGGGCCGATCCTGAGCGCACCTGGGAGCCGGTGATTCGCATCTTCCAAGAGGCAGTGCCCATCTTGGTGCTCGGAGAGTACGACCCCGCGGCTGCACGAGGTCCAGCGCTTTGGCTTCGAGCCGTTCTTGCCTCGCCCGAGTCCGTGGAACTCCCAGCTCATCTTGCCGAACGAGACGAGCGCAATCCGTGGGTGATCTACCTGCCGGGTGTCAGTCGAGGCTCCGTGGTAGAGGCAGCGGCGCTCGATGACTCGCTCGCGCCGTTGGCCGAGGTTGCGATCCGCTCGAACTGGTGGCCCTCTGCCCACGGTCAGACGCCCTGGACGCCGCACTCTTTCCTTGCGTCGAAGCAGGGTGCGGGGCTCGACATCGCGAGTGACAGTGCGACGAAGGCGGCCCTCGCTCAGGTGCTGGACAAGTTCCTCTTCGAGGACATCGACGATCTCAAACGTATGGGGCGCCTCGATTCGTCTCGCCTGCACCACCTCGTGCTCGATGACACGGTTCGCACCCTCCTCGAATGGATGAACGAGCCGGACGAGGTGAGGGCTTCGCTCGAAGGTGCGCAGTGGCAGGCCCTTGTCGCCTCCTGCAAGTCCGTCTACGGCATCAGCCCCGACAAGGACGGCGCTCTCACTGCAGCCAGTAAGCTCGGCGGCCGAACGGGTGAGTGGGGAGCTGTCTGGCAACGGTTTGCGGAGAACCCGAGCCGTTATCCGAACCTTCCTGCCTTGCTCGACCAGGCGCGGCCCTCTGTCGTGCCGCTCTTTGGAGACACCGACCCACACCCTGACTCGTGGCCTTCGTGGAACCGCGACCAGGAGGACGCGCTCAGGTCGGCACTCAATGCATTGGGCACTCATCCCGACCCGCGTGGTCGCGTTGAAGAGCTCGCTGCCGCGCACACGCCGCGCGAAGACAACGTATGGGCTGCTCTCGGTCAGGCGCCCCTTGCGAGGGCCGCCGGTCACCTCGCGGAACTGGCAAACCGTGTAGCGACCGCTTCGACAGCAACAGATCTCCAGAGTCAAGTTGCCTGGTACAGCCACGAGGGCCACGTGATTGACGACCTCGCACTGCGGACGATCGCGACGGCCAAGACCGCACAAGACAGGGCCGCTGTCACCCACGCTCTCGGCGCGATCTACGACCCGTGGGTCGATCAGTCGGCACGAGCATTCCAGAAGGCCGCAGTTGGCACCTACCTCGGCCAGACGGGCCTCGACGTAGCCGCCGGAACATGCGTGGTCTACGTCGATGCACTGCGCTACGACCTGGCCACCCGTGTTGCTCGCCGACTGTCGGGTCTCGCGGTAGTTGTGGAGCCGCGCCAGGCGGCTTTCCCCAGCGTCACGCCAACCGGCCAGCCGGCGGTGGCGCCGATCAGGATCAGCATGGCTGGCGGCGCGGCCTTCGACGCGGCCGACGATCAGGGGCGATCTGTGAAGGGTGCAGTGCTGCGATCGGCCCTCGCTGGGGCGGAGGTGCAGTTCCTCGACTGGGACACCGCTCAGGTCGGCGACCCGGCCGGAACAGCGTGGACGCAGACGAACATGATCGACTCGCTGGGCCACTCGCACGGGCATCAGATGGCGGACCTCATCGACCACCACCTCGACCTCATCGCCGAGCGCGTTCGTACGCTGCTTGACGCAGGGTGGCGGAAGGTCGTCGTGGTCACCGATCACGGGTTCCTCTTGCCCGGCCAGGCAGCGCAGAAGGTCACCCTCCCGATACAGGTGACGGAAGGTGATGCTGCCCGCAAACCGCGTGTGGCGCGGTTGAAAGCCGCCGCGGCCCGCCCGGATTTCCCGATCCTGCCCTGGACTTGGGACTCATCTGTCGACATGGTCAGCGCACCCGGAGCTGCCGCATTTGAAGCGGGCTGCCTGTACGAGCACGGCGGATTGAGTCTCCAGGAATGCGTGATTCCCTTCGTCACCGTGACCCGCGGCGACTCGGCCGCTGCGCCCGTCCAGATTGAAGCTGTTCGATGGACAGGACAGCGCTGCCGCATCGACTACGGCCCTGCCGAAGCCGAAGTGGCCGCCGAAGTTCGGCTTCACCCCGCCGACGCATCGAGCGCCGTCGGCGGCCCGAAGGCGCCCACCGAGCCGGGCGAGGTCAAGGTGCTCGTCGATGAGGAACAGGCTCCTGCTGGGGCGAGCGCCTGGGTTGTACTACTCGACCCGAGCGGTGGAATTCTAGCGCAAGCACAAACCACGGTAGGAGGCGTCGAATGA